From Litoribacterium kuwaitense:
GCACAGATCGGCTACATGACCGGACTCTATTATTTCTTCTCCATGGCTTCGTCCCTCATCGCCCCAGGACTCGCCGGACTGTTTATGGATCTGTTTACATTACCTTCATTGTTTTTCGTAGCTTCCATCAGCTTTGGTCTAGGTTTTGTCTTTTTAAATGCAGGGGCAAAAAAGACGACTAAAAGTGGTACACAGGTTGAGGCATAGTCAGTTTTCGTAAAATCATCAAAGGCGATGCTTTAAAAGCAGATTCATTCTTTGTATACTATTAGGAGCTAAGTGTCTTATTCTAAAAAAGTGTGAAGGTTTGGTGCGAACCCTAAGCGAACATGAAAACACTGGGGGGTTCGCACCAAAAATGTAGCAGAATTTAAGTAGATATGGAGAAAAACGTGTTTGGAAAAGGGGGATTATTCCTTTTTAAAAAAATTTTTGCTAAATATGTAAGTTCATTTACCATATTTTAGTCAAAAATCGCTGTCGCACCTCGCGTAGGTGCGTGGATTGAAATCACTCCTCTTTGTAGCAGGAACTAGCCCTGATGTGGTCGCACCTCGCGTAGGTGCGTGGATTGAAATGGCTAGTAATGGTGGTGAATAGATTGAATGTATGTCGCACCTCGCGTAGGTGCGTGGATTAAAGTCACCGCCCGAATCTTTGTCGCACTTCGCTTCGGTCGATTGTTCTAAATCTAGAACCGCAACCTATGGATTTTAAAACGATCATCTGCAATACTTACATAGATGCGCAGAATGCGTGTGAAACAATATTATTGCGAAAAAGGAGTGATACCATGGGCCAGGCAGACGTACAGTATCAGCAATTGCTTCAGGACATCATTGAACATGGCACGTGGGATTACGGTCAGCCGGTGCGTGCGCGCTGGGAAAGTGACGGCGATCCGGCATATACGAAAAGTGTGATTGGCCGGCAAATGCGGTTTGATAATTCGGAGTTGCCGATTTTAACGTCGAAAAGTGTTGCTTTTAAGACGGCGGTGAAAGAGTTGCTTTGGATTTGGCAGAAAAAATCAAATCGTGTGCAGGACTTGCGCGATATGAATGTGTCGATTTGGGATCAGTGGGAGTTCGCAGAAGGTCCATGGAAAGGGACGATTGGGCCCGCTTATGGCTATCAGCTCGCGAAGAAAAATCGTCGTTTACAAGGAGCAATGGTTGATCAAGTCGATTATTTACTGTATTCGTTAAAGCACAATCCAGCATCACGTCGCCATTTGACGACGCTCTGGAATCCGGACGACCTCGATGATATGGCATTGACACCTTGTGTATATGAAACGCAGTGGCACGTGAAGGACGAAAAGCTTCATTTGGAAGTGCGGTGCCGCTCGAATGATATGGGGCTGGGCAATCCGTTTAATATTGTACAGTACAATGTATTGCAGCGGATGATCGCCCAAGTGACGGGGTATGCGCTCGGCGAGTTTGTATATCATATTGGGGACTGTCATATTTATGACCGGCATATTGAGCCATTACAGGCGCAATTGGAGCGGGAGACGTATGAGGCGCCAGAATTACAGATGAATCCGGACGTGCGTGATTTTTATGACTTTACGCCAGACGATTTTCAACTTGTGAATTACAAGCGAGGACCAAAAGTGTCTCTTGAGATCGCGGTGTGACGAAGCAGCAAAAGCATAAGATGAACGAAAGGACATGGCGGTGGGCCGCGTCCTTTTTAGTTTGCTCATTTCGTTCCTGATCAAGTGAGGTCAAAATTAAGTGAAATTATTATTCGATCTGTGAATATACATAATGAAAAAATCAGACGAATACCATTGACAATTGATTCCAGTCATACTACTCTATTAATTAACAAAACATTATAATGATTCTGTTAAAAACACATTGTTATTTGAAAGCCTTAAATTTATTTAGTTAAAAAGGAGGCGTTGACATGCAACGAAGGGTATTTTTCCAGATTTCTGCGATCATGATCGTCCTTTTCTTTCTCGCAGGCTGTCGCTCTGAAAGTGCTGGAGAGGAAGGGGGCAATGGGGATCAAGTCGAGATTACTTGGCTCGTCAGGAGTAACCCTGCTCTTGTTGAGTGGTACGACCGTGTCGTTGATGAGTTTCAAAAAGAGCATCCTTCAATTCAAGTGGAGCTACAAATTATTCCGCAAACGGAGATTGACCAAAAGCTCATGACGATGATTGCAGGGGGAAACGTACCGGATGTATGGAGTCCGAATTGGGCTGATTCAGGGTTTAGTGCGTACCATGCCTTAGGTGCATTGATGGATTTAAGCCCGTTTTTAGAACAGGATCCAGACGTGGTTGACGGCATCGATGAGTCGCTTGTGGAGATTTACGCTACGGATGAAGGTGTATTCGGTGTTCCGTTCCTTCAAATGGGATCCTTTGTCTACTATAATAAAGCGCTGTTTGAAGAGGCGGGTTTGCCCGACTTGCCAACAGATTGGGACGACAAATCGTGGGATTGGGACAAGATGGTGGAGTACGGCAAGGCCATTACAGATGCAGACGGCAATCCAACGCAGCGAGTCTATGGTGTCATGAATGACAACTATGCAAGTAAAGATGCGTGGATGTTTGGCGGTGACTTCTTTAAAGACGCCGATTATGAAAGAGGAGAGATGACAACACCTGTTATTACTGAGGATCCGCGAAACTATGAAGCGATTCAGAGCAAGTATGATTTAATCCACAAGCATGGTGTGCATCCTCCACAGAACGAATTAAGTGCGCTTTCGCAATTAAGTGATCCCTTTTTAAGTGGTCGTATCGGTATGGTGTTAAAAGGAGGCTGGGGAACGCGGCAGTACGCAGGTACGGACATGGATTGGGGGATCGCGCCATATCCATATACGAACGAGGGACGAGAAGTGCCTCTCTATGTCGATCCATGGTCCATTAGTGCCGAAACTGAGCATCCGGAAGAGTCATGGGAGTTCGTTAAATTCCTAATGAACCCTGAAAAAGGGGCAAAATGGATCGTCGAAATGGCTCTTGAGACACCTGCACATGGTGAATTAAAGGAACTGTGGTATGAGTTGATCGCAGAACGAACAGGCTTGTCAGTGGATGCATTGCGTGAAGTTGATCAAGGAGCGCTACGCTTTGGCAGACCATCCGACAACCACTTGATCAAAGATTTTTCGCCAATTTTACGGCATATGAACATGACGATTAATGCAGTTTACGATGGACAAAAATCCGTTGAAGATGGGCTCGCTGAACTTCAGGAGAATTTAAAGACACTCAATTATTAGAAGGAGGTCGTAGCGATGTCACAAAAGCTGGAAGCTGCCGTGCCGAAGCAACACGTCAAACGAAAACGTAATCGCATGGAAAAGCGAGAAGAAAAATACTTTTGGGTGTTTATTTCTCCTTGGGTGATTGGGTTTGTCTTGTTTATCGGAGGTCCTATTTTAGCGTCACTTCTTCTTAGTTTCACTGATTATTCGGTGATGGAATTCCCGGAGTTTGTCGGTTTGGCTAATTTCATCAACCTGTTTCAAGATCCCCTGTTTTATAAATCGCTTGGGGTGACCTTTTACTATGCTGCCTTAGCCATTCCTTTTAGTGTGATTATCGGTTTAGCCTTGGCGATGTTACTGAATTTAAATGTACGCGGTCAAACGTTTTTCCGCACGTTCTTTTATGCACCTTCAATCATCTCTGGCGTTTCTATTGCTTTTTTATGGATGTGGATTCTAAATCCTCAATTTGGTGTCGTAAACTCCTTTCTTTATAACGTGTTTGGTATTGAAGGTCCTGGGTGGTTTACGGATACGAGCACAGTCATCCCATCGTTTGTCATCATGCAATTGACGTCCATCGGGGGGACGATGATTATCTTTTTAGCAAGCCTTCAGCAGCTGCCGAAGGAGTTGTATGAATCAGCAGCAATTGATGGTGCTGGGGCATGGCGTCGGTTTATTCAAATTACCGTCCCGCTCATCTCACCTGTTATTTTGTTCAATTCTATTATTGCTTTAATTAATTCATTTCAAATCTTTACGCAAGCCTATGTCGTGACAGGCGGTGGACCGGATTGGATGAGCTATTTCTACGTGTACTACTTGTTTGAAACAGCCTTCTCCCAATATCGGATTGGCTATGCGTCAGCACAAGCGTGGGTGCTGTTTGTCATTATTTTTAGTCTGACCTTGTTTTCACTATGGGTTTCTAAAAATGCTGTTCATTACGAATACGAAGAAAAAAAGTGAGGTGAGAAACGATGCAACGTTGGTTAACTAAACGAAATTTTTCACCGGGAGAGCTGTCTCCTGCGGGTAAGCTATTTACGTATGCCGCCTTGTTGGCTGGTTTGACCATTTTCGCATTTCCCATCTTATGGATGGTGACGACGTCTTTAAAATCACTTGAGGAGATTGTTTCAAATCCTTTGAAAGTATTTCCTGAGCAATTACAGTGGCAAAACTATATTGAAGTGTTCGACATCCATCCGTTAGGGACTTACCTTTGGAATACATCATGGTATACTGTCGTCACAGTGGGAATTACCGTGTTTTTCTCTGCGTGCATTGCCTTCGGGTTCGCTCGTATGCGAGCACGAGGGAAAACAGTGTTGTTTGCACTCGTATTAAGTACGATGATGCTACCACCGCAAGTGACGATGATTCCACAATATTTATTGTTTAATCAAATCGGTTGGGTGAATTCGTATTTACCACTGATCGTTCCTTCCCTTGCCGGAAGTGCGTTTCTCATCTTTCTTTTACGTCAGTTTTATATGGGCTTGTCAAAGGAATTAGACGAAGCGGTAACGATTGATGGCGGTGGATATTTTACTATTTTTTTCAAAATCGTTCTTCCATTATCAGCGCCAGCTATGGCGACTGCAGGCATCATGGAATTTATGTTTCGCTGGAATGACTTGATGGGACCGCTGATCTATTTAAACAGTACAGATTTGTATCCGCTTTCTCTCGGATTAGCAAATTTTAATGCGTCGTATGCCGCGACACCGTGGCAGTTACTCATGGCTGCTTCAATCATTGCGGTCGTTCCACCACTCACGTTGTTTTTCTTCGCCCAAAAATACTTTATTCAAGGCATCGTCATTTCAGGTACAAAAGGATAGGCTTTTGACGTCTCACATATATTGATAAGGTTACGAATACACTCTCATTGTCGAAGATGTGGCAATGAAAGTGTATTTTTGTGCGCTATTTTGTTCACAGACAGCTGTCGCGATTCATTAAAGAAGTGCTTGACGTTTCTTCTCTGAAAAGACACAATTTTAATAATAAAGGTACTTTTTTGTTGAATATCAGAAAAAAGTCAAAGCACCACCTATAATTTGTAAGCGCTATCTTTCTGATTTGTTATTTTCATTAACCTGTCCTATAGGTCAATATTTTTTTTAAGAAAGGGGGAAAGTGTGGGTGCCTGTCTGGAATGGGATTAAGTCTAAATTAGTTTACAAATACATTGTTTCTTACTTATTTGTCTTTATGATTCCTTTTGTCTTTATGAGTATTTTTATTTATACGAATTCTGTGTCAGGTTTACGTAAAGAGATTGAGCAGTCTAACTTAAATAAGCTGGAGCAAGTTGAAAATTTAACGAATGAGCGGATTCAAGAGTTGGAAAAACTCGCCTCAAGAATAGCTTATGATCCTCGTTTAACGCCATATATGATGACGCATGGCTATTATGGAGGAGAAGCACTAGATGAATTGAAAAAATATAAAGCGAATAGTTCAATGATTGATGAGCTGTTCGTGTATTTTTATAAAGATCAACAAACGATTTACTCGTCAAGTAGTTATTACACCTTTAAAACATTGACACAAAACGTATACCAATTTAAATCGTGGGAAGCTGAGAATATCGTTCAGCATTTGCACACGTCTACGCCATTGATTCTTCCTATTGAAGAAATCAGGACAGACGGTATTGAACAAAAAATACTGGCTTATATTGTGCCCATTGCGCCGAACAACCCAAATCCTTATGGTGCCGTAATGTACTTTATTAAAGAAAAATCTTTGACGCATTTAATGGAGAACCTCTTAGGAGATTTCAACGGAAATACGTATATTTTGGATGAACAATGGCAGCCGATTGTTTCAATAGCAAAAGATAGAAATATCGACTTAAATGAAATCGACATAAGGCTTTTAGAAAATAACGGTGTTGATACGATTCAAATCGATGGTAAAGAGTACTCATTGACGACTGTATCTTCCGATGTCAGCGGCTGGACGTTTTTGACGGTAATGGATGGAGAGCAATTTTTTGCGCGTGTCGTTCATCAGGAAACATTTATTTTAACATTGTTGATGACTGTACTTGTTGTTGGGGCAGCAGCAGCTATTTTATTTGGAAGAATACAATATCGTCCAATTCGCCGACTTCTTGAGTTTGCGGCGATGAAAAGCACGAAAACATCTTCCTGGAATGATGGCAAAAATGAGTTAGAAACCATTCGCCTCATCATGACGAACCTTATGACAGATCATAAAAATTTGGTAGAAACAGTGGATTTGCAAAAACCGTATGCGAAAGAACAATTTTTAGCAAAAATGCTGAAGGAGCACTTTGCCACAGATGACCAGATTGATGATGTGCTCGGTGCGTTAAACGTCGATATGAGTGATGGACCACATTTCGTTGTTGTCGTCGAGTTAATCAAAAAGTCGCTGGATGATATCGCGATGGATGACCGCGAGCAGGCATTGGAGGCGTTATCGAACCTCTCTTTACCACAGGCTGCCGTTCATGGTGTCAATTTACTATACCAAGATGCAATGGCATTCATCATAAGTTGTAAGCAGGCCGAGGATGTTAAAGCTTGGCGTCACAAAAGCGCTGAAGATATTCAAAAGTATGTTAGAAATCAGCTTACTTTTAATGAAATGGTGATTGCCGTCGGGACGAGTTACGAGCAGAAAAAGCAAATTAACCGTTCATTTATTGAAGCTTTGGCAGCGCTCGATTATAGATTTGCGGTGTCGCAAGGCAGTATTATTTATTTTGAGGAGATTGGTTATTCTTCAGAAAACGCTGGCTATCCAAAAGAGGATCAATTAAAGCTTGTTCAAAGCTTAAAACAGGGAGACAGTGTTGTCGCACTAGAGACATTTCATACGATGCTTGAGAATGTTGTACAAACAGACATTTCTATTCAATCGTTGAAGTACATATTTTATGACATTATCAATACTGTTATCAAGACAGCGATGGAATTACGTGTAACCGAGAATATGGACGAATTTAATGAGATTGGGGACTTTAATTCGGTTGAACAGTTAGGGAAGCGCTTAGGTGCCGTCATTATAAACGTCTGTGAATCTGTTGAACAACAGAAGGAAAATCGAAGCCAGCAGTTAAAAAAGGAGCTCCTTCAATATATTCAAGACCATTACAAAGACAATGATTTAAGCCTTGAAGCGGTCGCCAGACATTTTCAGCTGTCTGTGCCCTATTTAAGTAAGTTTTTTAAAGAGCAAACAGGCGAGACATTTACACAATATGTCGTCTCACTAAGAATAGCGCAAGTGAAAAAGCTATTAAGTGAGACGAATCAGCCCATTAAAGAGATTGTGACAGCG
This genomic window contains:
- a CDS encoding helix-turn-helix domain-containing protein; this translates as MPVWNGIKSKLVYKYIVSYLFVFMIPFVFMSIFIYTNSVSGLRKEIEQSNLNKLEQVENLTNERIQELEKLASRIAYDPRLTPYMMTHGYYGGEALDELKKYKANSSMIDELFVYFYKDQQTIYSSSSYYTFKTLTQNVYQFKSWEAENIVQHLHTSTPLILPIEEIRTDGIEQKILAYIVPIAPNNPNPYGAVMYFIKEKSLTHLMENLLGDFNGNTYILDEQWQPIVSIAKDRNIDLNEIDIRLLENNGVDTIQIDGKEYSLTTVSSDVSGWTFLTVMDGEQFFARVVHQETFILTLLMTVLVVGAAAAILFGRIQYRPIRRLLEFAAMKSTKTSSWNDGKNELETIRLIMTNLMTDHKNLVETVDLQKPYAKEQFLAKMLKEHFATDDQIDDVLGALNVDMSDGPHFVVVVELIKKSLDDIAMDDREQALEALSNLSLPQAAVHGVNLLYQDAMAFIISCKQAEDVKAWRHKSAEDIQKYVRNQLTFNEMVIAVGTSYEQKKQINRSFIEALAALDYRFAVSQGSIIYFEEIGYSSENAGYPKEDQLKLVQSLKQGDSVVALETFHTMLENVVQTDISIQSLKYIFYDIINTVIKTAMELRVTENMDEFNEIGDFNSVEQLGKRLGAVIINVCESVEQQKENRSQQLKKELLQYIQDHYKDNDLSLEAVARHFQLSVPYLSKFFKEQTGETFTQYVVSLRIAQVKKLLSETNQPIKEIVTAIGYRDVANFTRRFKQIEGVTPGQFRKLNR
- a CDS encoding ABC transporter substrate-binding protein, encoding MQRRVFFQISAIMIVLFFLAGCRSESAGEEGGNGDQVEITWLVRSNPALVEWYDRVVDEFQKEHPSIQVELQIIPQTEIDQKLMTMIAGGNVPDVWSPNWADSGFSAYHALGALMDLSPFLEQDPDVVDGIDESLVEIYATDEGVFGVPFLQMGSFVYYNKALFEEAGLPDLPTDWDDKSWDWDKMVEYGKAITDADGNPTQRVYGVMNDNYASKDAWMFGGDFFKDADYERGEMTTPVITEDPRNYEAIQSKYDLIHKHGVHPPQNELSALSQLSDPFLSGRIGMVLKGGWGTRQYAGTDMDWGIAPYPYTNEGREVPLYVDPWSISAETEHPEESWEFVKFLMNPEKGAKWIVEMALETPAHGELKELWYELIAERTGLSVDALREVDQGALRFGRPSDNHLIKDFSPILRHMNMTINAVYDGQKSVEDGLAELQENLKTLNY
- a CDS encoding carbohydrate ABC transporter permease codes for the protein MSQKLEAAVPKQHVKRKRNRMEKREEKYFWVFISPWVIGFVLFIGGPILASLLLSFTDYSVMEFPEFVGLANFINLFQDPLFYKSLGVTFYYAALAIPFSVIIGLALAMLLNLNVRGQTFFRTFFYAPSIISGVSIAFLWMWILNPQFGVVNSFLYNVFGIEGPGWFTDTSTVIPSFVIMQLTSIGGTMIIFLASLQQLPKELYESAAIDGAGAWRRFIQITVPLISPVILFNSIIALINSFQIFTQAYVVTGGGPDWMSYFYVYYLFETAFSQYRIGYASAQAWVLFVIIFSLTLFSLWVSKNAVHYEYEEKK
- the thyA gene encoding thymidylate synthase — its product is MGQADVQYQQLLQDIIEHGTWDYGQPVRARWESDGDPAYTKSVIGRQMRFDNSELPILTSKSVAFKTAVKELLWIWQKKSNRVQDLRDMNVSIWDQWEFAEGPWKGTIGPAYGYQLAKKNRRLQGAMVDQVDYLLYSLKHNPASRRHLTTLWNPDDLDDMALTPCVYETQWHVKDEKLHLEVRCRSNDMGLGNPFNIVQYNVLQRMIAQVTGYALGEFVYHIGDCHIYDRHIEPLQAQLERETYEAPELQMNPDVRDFYDFTPDDFQLVNYKRGPKVSLEIAV
- a CDS encoding carbohydrate ABC transporter permease — protein: MQRWLTKRNFSPGELSPAGKLFTYAALLAGLTIFAFPILWMVTTSLKSLEEIVSNPLKVFPEQLQWQNYIEVFDIHPLGTYLWNTSWYTVVTVGITVFFSACIAFGFARMRARGKTVLFALVLSTMMLPPQVTMIPQYLLFNQIGWVNSYLPLIVPSLAGSAFLIFLLRQFYMGLSKELDEAVTIDGGGYFTIFFKIVLPLSAPAMATAGIMEFMFRWNDLMGPLIYLNSTDLYPLSLGLANFNASYAATPWQLLMAASIIAVVPPLTLFFFAQKYFIQGIVISGTKG